The genomic window AGGCAGATGAAGACCGCCACCAGGATCAGCAGCACACCGACCAGATTTTCCAGATTTCCGCCGACTAGATTCTCCACGGTGCTTCTCCGGGTTTTGACGATGCGGTCAGCCGGTCAGGGCCGGACATCGGTTCCGCAGCCCCCCGCCTCTAGGACTCCGCCTCAGACTTGCCCTTTTCTTCCTGATAGGCCTGCTTGCCGGCCGCGATGGCTGCGGAAATCTGGTCTTTTTGGGTGCTGACGGCTTCCCTGCCTTTATCAAGGCCCTTGTCCAGATAATCGGTCACCTTCTCGGAAGTGACGCGGGTTGCCGAGGCGACCCGTTCCCGGCTGTCGGCCGTCCGCTGAGAGATGATATCCCGGGTTTCCCGGCCGGTGCGGGGCGCAAACAGCAGAGCTACGATTGCCCCGATGCCGCCGCCAACCAGGAAGTAAGCCAGTTTTGAACCGCGGCCTGTGCCTTCTCCCATTAACGTGTTACCTCCTCCTGTCGGGTCCTGCTGAGAGGTGTTACCGGATAGCTTGAGTTTAGCACAGTCTCCGGGTCCTTTGTGAGCCAAACACTGGCCAAAAAGAGTTATCCACCAGGGCCACTAAGGGGTTGGAGAAAGCCAAGGTTGCCCCTCAATCTTCGTGTCTATTCGTGGTTCGCCGTTATTGAGGGAACTTTTTGCAATATTCGTAGCGGGCAAGTTCTTTTGCCGGCACAGGTGATGTTCTGCCACTTTCAATTATCGGGTGCCACTTTGTGAGCAATACGGGTTCACCACAAAAAGCACAAAAGTCACAAAATGGATTATCTGATTTCGTTCTGCTCTTTTTGTGCCTTTTGTGGCCATTGCCGGCAAGGGTCCCGCTGCCGAATCTTGCAAGCGCCTACCGTGTATGATCGGCTCCGTCGTCCAGGGCGAGGGGCCGGGCTAAGCGCGTTCGTTCCCCGGAACCAATCGGTCAAGGCTGGGCGTCGGAGGGAAAGAAAAGCCGGGCCGGATGGGTCAACCGCATGGTGGGGGAAAGCGTGGCGCCGAGCCTGGCCTCGATCTCGAACAAGCCGCTGGGCCTCGGAGGGACTTCGAATTCAACCGCATAGAAACTGTCTGCCCATTCAAAGGCTTCCTGGAGAGTGCGGGGAATATCCCCTGTGGACTTGGAAAGGAAGAGCCGGCCCCCTGCGGCGCCGGTCACCTGCACCAGGCCGTCCTGGTAAGTGCGGTTGAGCGAGTCTCTCCCGGGATCCACGTGCACCACCAGCAGGGGGATGGGGAAACGCACCATGGCCGTCGACAGGCGAGAGATCTCATCCTGCAGCGCCCGGCCTTCAAAGCGGCGGCTGAGGTCCCTGCGGTCGCTGCGGTTGATTG from Acidobacteriota bacterium includes these protein-coding regions:
- a CDS encoding YtxH domain-containing protein, producing the protein MGEGTGRGSKLAYFLVGGGIGAIVALLFAPRTGRETRDIISQRTADSRERVASATRVTSEKVTDYLDKGLDKGREAVSTQKDQISAAIAAGKQAYQEEKGKSEAES